The Pseudomonas eucalypticola genome has a window encoding:
- a CDS encoding cupin domain-containing protein — MPKPVNFQEKFALFTEQWAPKVIAEMNDYQFKIARLQGEFIWHSHADTDEAFMVLEGQLRIELRDGAVMLQPGELYVVPKGVEHRPCAPQEVKLLLIEPCGVLNTGDQGGERTAVNDVWV; from the coding sequence ATGCCAAAGCCAGTCAATTTCCAGGAAAAATTCGCCCTGTTCACCGAGCAATGGGCGCCCAAGGTCATCGCCGAAATGAATGACTACCAGTTCAAGATCGCACGCTTGCAGGGCGAGTTCATCTGGCACAGCCATGCCGATACTGACGAGGCTTTCATGGTGCTGGAAGGCCAGTTGAGGATCGAATTGCGCGATGGGGCGGTGATGCTGCAGCCGGGCGAACTCTATGTGGTTCCCAAGGGCGTCGAGCATCGGCCTTGCGCGCCACAGGAAGTGAAGCTGTTGCTCATCGAACCTTGTGGTGTACTCAATACCGGTGACCAAGGTGGCGAGCGCACCGCAGTGAATGATGTCTGGGTGTGA
- a CDS encoding AraC family transcriptional regulator: MNATDWVLPAAHPTRVERIEARFAGHGFDPHRHDTYAIGRTLAGVQSFHYRRALRHSLPGGTLVLHPDELHDGQAGTEAGFQYRMIYVQPALIQQVLGGRPLPFIEGGLSNDPRLFAATQRLLADMHSVIEPLAEDDALFEVAQALALAAGMRRERRVLDYPAAERAREFIHATLGQPVTLDDLAQASGRDRWGLSRDFRALYGTSPYRYIVQRRLDGVRRAMLAGCSLADAALAAGFHDQSHMTRLYTQAYGLPPGRWLKMLSRR; encoded by the coding sequence ATGAACGCCACCGACTGGGTCCTGCCCGCTGCCCACCCCACCCGGGTGGAGCGCATCGAAGCACGCTTCGCGGGCCACGGCTTCGACCCGCATCGCCATGACACCTACGCCATCGGCCGGACCCTGGCCGGGGTGCAGAGTTTTCATTACCGCAGGGCGCTACGGCACAGCCTGCCGGGTGGCACCTTGGTATTGCACCCCGATGAACTGCACGATGGCCAGGCCGGTACCGAGGCAGGGTTTCAGTACCGGATGATTTACGTGCAGCCGGCATTGATCCAGCAAGTGCTGGGCGGTCGGCCGCTGCCGTTCATCGAAGGTGGGCTGAGCAATGACCCACGGCTGTTCGCGGCGACCCAGCGGTTGCTGGCCGATATGCACAGCGTGATCGAACCCCTGGCCGAGGACGATGCCTTGTTCGAAGTGGCACAGGCCCTGGCGTTGGCTGCGGGCATGCGCCGTGAACGGCGGGTGCTGGATTATCCGGCGGCCGAGCGCGCCCGCGAGTTCATCCACGCCACACTCGGGCAGCCGGTGACCCTGGATGATCTGGCCCAGGCCAGCGGCCGTGACCGCTGGGGGTTGTCACGGGATTTTCGCGCGTTGTACGGCACCAGCCCGTACCGCTATATCGTCCAGCGCCGCCTGGACGGCGTGCGTCGGGCAATGCTGGCCGGGTGCTCGTTGGCTGATGCCGCGTTGGCGGCGGGTTTTCATGACCAGAGCCACATGACGAGGCTGTACACCCAGGCGTACGGGCTGCCGCCCGGCCGCTGGCTGAAGATGCTCAGCCGTCGCTGA
- a CDS encoding helix-turn-helix transcriptional regulator, whose protein sequence is MQSSARVPTFGMQQRSEHPDFYIRDESVRKAETAPHRHEYFQIQVNLGGDTVQHIGNVQRPFPTGAVAFILPHRVHMIVHPRQAHFRVINFSQAFLLPHLACDPLDLEDVSIAQAPELAPFRFQEHLDFILDAAPFAQVCGLLEQMQALDRARQFGMRESLKGLLLQLIGGVCSQFAEPLKTLASGKAAQASRRDALKRMSEYVRKHLADPDLDLKKVASATYLSPHYLTHWLRKEIGKSFSELVLERRMHQARQLLEGSLKPVGEIARQCGFADEAYFSRRFRQLHGLPPGQYRRQLQGG, encoded by the coding sequence ATGCAGTCTTCCGCCCGCGTGCCCACCTTCGGCATGCAGCAGCGCAGTGAACACCCCGATTTCTACATTCGCGATGAAAGCGTGCGCAAGGCCGAAACCGCCCCGCACCGCCATGAGTATTTCCAGATCCAGGTCAACCTGGGCGGCGACACGGTGCAGCACATCGGCAATGTGCAACGCCCCTTCCCCACCGGTGCCGTGGCCTTCATCCTGCCGCACCGGGTCCACATGATCGTGCACCCGCGCCAGGCGCACTTTCGCGTCATCAACTTTTCCCAGGCCTTCCTGCTGCCTCACCTGGCGTGCGACCCCCTGGACCTGGAAGACGTGTCCATCGCCCAAGCCCCGGAACTGGCGCCGTTCCGCTTCCAGGAGCACCTGGATTTCATCCTCGACGCCGCGCCATTCGCCCAGGTGTGTGGCCTGCTGGAGCAGATGCAGGCACTGGACCGCGCGCGCCAGTTCGGCATGCGTGAGTCGCTCAAGGGCCTGCTGTTGCAGCTGATCGGTGGGGTGTGCAGCCAGTTCGCTGAACCGCTCAAGACCCTGGCCAGCGGCAAGGCCGCGCAGGCCAGCCGGCGCGACGCGCTCAAGCGCATGAGCGAATACGTGCGCAAGCACCTGGCCGACCCCGACCTGGACCTCAAGAAGGTAGCGTCGGCCACCTACCTGTCACCCCACTACCTGACCCACTGGCTGCGCAAGGAAATCGGCAAGAGCTTCAGCGAACTGGTGCTGGAGCGGCGCATGCACCAGGCGCGTCAGTTGCTGGAAGGCAGCTTGAAGCCCGTGGGCGAGATCGCCCGGCAATGCGGGTTTGCCGATGAAGCTTATTTTTCCCGGCGCTTCCGGCAATTGCATGGCTTGCCGCCGGGGCAGTATCGGCGGCAGTTGCAGGGGGGTTAA
- a CDS encoding MFS transporter, whose protein sequence is MLSLLLIATIINYVDRVNISIAAPFMAKDLGLDKIQMGLVFSGFAWTYALALVPAGFIADRFGSRFTYGLSLITWSAATVGQGLVGGFASLFGLRLAVGALEAPAFPANSRAVTVWFPARERGLASSIYVCGQYLGTALFTGGLLWLATTYDWRHVFYSTGLVGILFGIAWLYLYRDPLACKRVSAAELKYIEDGGGLVKSSQQRTRFNWRQVGELFGYRQIWAICIGKFASTSALYFFLTWFPTYLIEERHLTMIKVGIFAVMPFLGATVGILLAGIVSDTLIRRGYSMSFARKLPLVVGSMLGMSIVLVNFTDSNLVCIAVLTTAFFAQGIASASWAAVSEVAPKELIGLTGGITSLAANIGGIVTPIVIGGIVHATGSFAYAFWFIGAVALCGTLSYSLLLGRLYRIQLRAR, encoded by the coding sequence ATGCTCTCGTTGTTGCTGATCGCCACCATCATCAACTACGTCGACCGAGTAAACATTTCCATCGCCGCGCCGTTCATGGCCAAGGACCTGGGCCTGGACAAGATCCAGATGGGCCTGGTGTTTTCCGGCTTTGCCTGGACCTACGCGCTGGCATTGGTGCCCGCCGGTTTCATTGCCGACCGCTTCGGTTCGCGCTTCACCTACGGCTTGTCGCTGATCACCTGGTCGGCCGCCACCGTGGGGCAGGGCCTGGTGGGCGGGTTCGCTTCGCTGTTCGGCCTGCGCCTGGCTGTCGGGGCGCTTGAGGCCCCGGCGTTTCCGGCCAACAGCCGCGCGGTCACGGTGTGGTTCCCCGCCCGTGAGCGCGGCCTGGCCAGCAGCATCTACGTGTGCGGCCAGTACCTGGGCACCGCGCTGTTCACTGGCGGCCTGCTGTGGCTGGCCACCACCTACGACTGGCGCCATGTGTTCTACAGCACTGGCCTGGTGGGCATCCTGTTCGGCATCGCCTGGTTGTACCTGTACCGCGACCCACTCGCCTGCAAGCGTGTCAGCGCTGCGGAGCTGAAGTACATCGAGGACGGCGGCGGTCTGGTCAAAAGCAGCCAGCAGCGTACTCGCTTCAATTGGCGCCAGGTGGGGGAACTGTTCGGCTACCGGCAGATCTGGGCGATCTGCATCGGCAAGTTCGCCAGCACCTCGGCGCTGTATTTCTTCCTCACCTGGTTTCCCACCTACCTGATCGAAGAACGCCACCTGACCATGATCAAAGTCGGCATTTTCGCGGTGATGCCGTTCCTGGGCGCCACGGTGGGCATCCTGCTGGCAGGCATCGTGTCGGACACGCTGATCCGGCGCGGTTACTCCATGTCGTTTGCCCGCAAGTTGCCGCTGGTGGTGGGTTCGATGCTGGGCATGTCCATCGTGCTGGTCAACTTCACCGACTCGAACCTGGTGTGCATCGCTGTGCTGACTACCGCGTTCTTCGCTCAGGGCATTGCCTCGGCGTCGTGGGCGGCGGTGTCGGAAGTGGCGCCCAAGGAACTGATCGGGCTCACCGGCGGCATCACCAGCCTGGCGGCCAACATCGGCGGCATCGTCACCCCGATCGTGATCGGCGGCATCGTCCATGCCACCGGCTCTTTCGCCTATGCCTTCTGGTTCATCGGTGCGGTGGCCCTGTGCGGCACTCTGTCTTATTCGCTGTTGCTGGGGCGCCTGTACCGCATCCAGCTGCGCGCCCGATAG
- a CDS encoding fumarylacetoacetate hydrolase family protein, giving the protein MSPYVFAPAQSVTLDVQGSDARFPVYRLFCLGRNYPWGDAQDAVRQAPLFFMKPASAVVPAEGELAYPPLTGDFCHEIELVVAIGADGADIPQEQALAHVWGYAAGLDLTRRDLQMAAKAAGQPWEAAKAFDGSAPISAVVPASRIGHPDTGAVWLRVNGVERQRSSLEQQIWSVSEIISRLSQSIRLRAGDLIMTGTPPGVAALQPGDVISAGIDGVGQLDVRVGARPALNSI; this is encoded by the coding sequence ATGAGCCCATACGTGTTTGCCCCCGCCCAAAGCGTGACCCTGGATGTACAGGGCAGCGACGCGCGCTTTCCGGTCTACCGCCTTTTCTGCCTGGGCCGCAATTACCCCTGGGGCGATGCCCAGGACGCTGTGCGCCAGGCGCCCTTGTTCTTCATGAAACCGGCCAGCGCCGTGGTGCCTGCCGAAGGCGAACTGGCCTACCCGCCGCTGACGGGTGACTTCTGCCACGAGATTGAACTGGTGGTCGCCATTGGCGCTGACGGCGCTGACATACCTCAGGAGCAGGCGTTGGCCCATGTCTGGGGCTACGCTGCCGGACTGGACCTGACCCGACGCGATTTGCAGATGGCCGCCAAGGCCGCCGGCCAGCCCTGGGAGGCGGCCAAGGCATTCGACGGCTCGGCGCCCATCAGCGCGGTGGTGCCGGCCAGCCGCATCGGCCATCCCGACACCGGTGCCGTGTGGCTGCGGGTCAATGGCGTGGAGCGTCAACGCTCCAGCCTTGAGCAGCAGATCTGGTCAGTGAGCGAGATCATCAGCCGCCTGTCCCAGTCCATCCGTCTGCGTGCTGGCGACCTGATCATGACCGGCACGCCGCCGGGTGTCGCTGCCCTGCAACCGGGCGATGTCATCAGCGCCGGTATCGACGGTGTCGGCCAATTGGACGTACGCGTGGGCGCCCGTCCTGCCCTGAATTCGATTTGA
- a CDS encoding SDR family oxidoreductase, with protein MTATNSRKVALVTGAGSGIGRAVALGLLADGFTLVLAGRRPEPLHDLVESARASGGEALAVPTDVRDPASVDALFATVEEVYGRLDVIFNNAGVNTPAVPIDELAVDQWLNVINTNLTGVFLCSRGAFGLMRRQQPQGGRIINNGSISAHAPRPFSAPYTASKHAVLGLTKSLALDGREFNIACSQIDIGNALTELSVRMTKGVRQANGDIAVEPMVDVQHVADAVRYIAGLPLSANVLNMTVMATNMPFVGRG; from the coding sequence ATGACCGCAACCAACTCCCGCAAAGTCGCCCTGGTTACCGGCGCTGGCAGTGGCATCGGCCGCGCCGTGGCCCTGGGCCTGCTGGCCGACGGTTTTACCCTGGTGCTGGCCGGGCGCCGGCCCGAGCCCTTGCATGACCTGGTGGAAAGCGCCCGTGCCAGCGGCGGCGAAGCCTTGGCGGTGCCCACTGACGTCCGTGACCCGGCCAGCGTCGATGCGCTGTTTGCCACGGTGGAAGAGGTCTACGGGCGCTTGGATGTGATCTTCAACAACGCCGGGGTCAACACGCCGGCGGTGCCCATCGATGAACTGGCGGTGGACCAGTGGTTGAACGTGATCAACACCAACCTCACCGGCGTGTTCCTGTGCAGCCGGGGTGCTTTCGGGCTGATGCGCCGCCAGCAACCCCAGGGTGGGCGCATCATCAACAACGGCTCGATCTCGGCCCATGCCCCGCGGCCATTCAGTGCCCCCTACACCGCCAGCAAGCACGCGGTACTCGGGTTGACCAAAAGCCTGGCGCTGGACGGTCGCGAGTTCAACATTGCCTGCAGCCAGATCGACATTGGCAATGCCCTCACCGAGCTCTCGGTGCGCATGACCAAAGGCGTGCGCCAGGCCAACGGCGACATCGCCGTGGAGCCGATGGTGGATGTGCAGCATGTCGCCGATGCCGTGCGCTACATCGCGGGGCTGCCGTTGTCGGCCAACGTGCTGAACATGACGGTGATGGCGACCAACATGCCGTTTGTGGGGCGTGGCTAA
- a CDS encoding 2-hydroxyacid dehydrogenase, whose translation MKPEILQLSPILIPEIRERLESLFTVRPYYQQTDKAAYLREVGGQIRGVVTGGHTGITREVMAQLPQLQVVAVNGVGTDAVDLAYARDRGITVTATLGALTDDVADLALGLLIAACRGLCTSDRYVRSGQWPHSATPLAPLPLARQVSGMRVGIVGLGRVGRAVATRAAAFGCPISYTDLRAMDDVPYTFVADLVELARHSDALIVAAAADKAEGIIDAKVLQALGDGGYLINVARGKLVNENDLVAALQAGQIAGAGLDVFVDEPHVPAPLLGREDVVLQPHRASATVQTRTRMGEMVLASLVDTFAGKRPQGCVTG comes from the coding sequence ATGAAACCCGAAATCCTCCAGCTCAGCCCCATCCTCATCCCCGAGATCCGCGAGCGTCTGGAAAGCCTGTTCACCGTGCGCCCCTATTACCAGCAAACCGACAAGGCCGCCTACCTGCGTGAGGTAGGCGGGCAGATTCGCGGGGTGGTCACTGGCGGGCACACTGGCATCACTCGCGAGGTCATGGCGCAACTGCCGCAACTGCAAGTGGTGGCAGTCAACGGAGTGGGGACCGATGCCGTTGACCTGGCGTATGCCCGCGACCGGGGCATTACCGTCACCGCTACCTTGGGCGCGCTCACCGACGACGTCGCCGACCTGGCCCTGGGGCTGCTGATCGCCGCTTGCCGAGGCCTGTGTACCAGCGACCGCTACGTGCGCAGCGGCCAGTGGCCGCATAGCGCCACGCCGCTGGCCCCCTTGCCCCTGGCTCGGCAGGTCAGCGGCATGCGCGTGGGTATCGTCGGGTTGGGGCGCGTGGGGCGCGCGGTCGCCACCCGTGCCGCGGCGTTCGGTTGCCCAATCAGCTACACCGACCTGCGCGCCATGGACGATGTCCCCTATACCTTCGTGGCCGACCTCGTGGAGCTGGCGCGCCATAGCGATGCGCTGATCGTCGCCGCGGCAGCCGACAAGGCTGAGGGCATCATCGACGCCAAGGTGCTGCAGGCATTGGGCGATGGCGGTTACCTGATCAATGTGGCACGGGGCAAGCTGGTCAATGAAAACGACCTGGTGGCAGCGCTGCAGGCCGGCCAGATCGCCGGCGCCGGGCTGGATGTGTTCGTGGATGAGCCCCATGTGCCCGCGCCGCTGTTGGGCCGCGAGGACGTGGTATTGCAACCGCACCGTGCCAGTGCCACGGTGCAGACCCGTACGCGCATGGGCGAAATGGTGCTGGCCAGCCTTGTCGACACCTTCGCCGGCAAGCGCCCACAGGGTTGCGTGACCGGCTGA
- a CDS encoding histidine phosphatase family protein, translating into MAQTFGTAAAAPPVPRRRPIWRRTLLATVLALAGFVASLWAVGLWPRSPLDLGRGDNALTAGLLPHWQAGELVVLVRHAERCDRSTNPCLGAADGITRRGSETATAVGKALKTLGMGHADVLTSPLTRTAQTALYLVDRNVPAPQWLADCDSSLLASVLAHKVPQRNLVAVTHSGCIGHVEKELGYPRTAGAEYSSALFLTVNEQGEAAVLGMMNADKWPQALARLKLAKSPSNL; encoded by the coding sequence ATGGCCCAGACCTTCGGCACGGCTGCTGCGGCGCCCCCCGTTCCCCGACGCCGCCCCATATGGCGACGCACACTGCTGGCCACGGTCCTGGCCTTGGCTGGCTTTGTTGCGTCGCTCTGGGCCGTTGGCCTGTGGCCCCGTTCGCCGCTGGACCTGGGCCGTGGCGACAACGCATTGACCGCTGGCCTGCTGCCCCATTGGCAAGCCGGTGAACTGGTGGTGCTGGTGCGCCACGCCGAGCGCTGCGACCGCTCCACGAACCCGTGCCTGGGCGCCGCCGATGGCATTACACGCCGGGGGAGCGAGACCGCCACGGCCGTGGGCAAGGCCCTGAAAACCCTGGGCATGGGCCATGCCGATGTATTGACCAGCCCACTGACACGCACTGCCCAGACGGCGCTCTACCTGGTAGACCGCAACGTGCCCGCGCCCCAGTGGCTGGCCGACTGCGACAGCTCGCTGCTGGCCAGTGTCCTCGCCCACAAGGTTCCCCAGCGCAACCTGGTCGCCGTGACCCACAGCGGCTGCATTGGCCATGTGGAGAAAGAACTGGGCTACCCGCGCACTGCCGGCGCCGAGTACAGCAGTGCGCTGTTCTTGACCGTAAACGAACAAGGCGAGGCGGCTGTACTGGGGATGATGAATGCCGACAAATGGCCACAAGCACTGGCGCGCCTGAAGTTGGCGAAATCGCCGAGCAATTTGTAA
- the alkB gene encoding DNA oxidative demethylase AlkB has product MNLDLFDEAASRQPPRAEQIGPQTVVLRAFALPFVDALLPPLRAVLKAAPFRRMTTPGGQSMSVALSNCGTLGWTTDAHGYRYTGLDPLTGQPWPDLPESFLRLGAEAAAQAGFADFRADACLINRYVPGARMSLHQDRDEQDFDAPIVSVSLGLPAMFQMGGLQRSDRPLRVPLLHGDVLVWGGVDRLRFHGVLPLREGHHPVMGPQRINLTLRKAG; this is encoded by the coding sequence ATGAACCTGGACCTGTTCGACGAGGCCGCCAGCCGTCAGCCGCCCAGGGCCGAGCAGATCGGCCCGCAGACCGTCGTGCTGCGCGCCTTCGCTCTGCCCTTCGTCGATGCGCTGCTCCCGCCGCTGCGGGCGGTGCTCAAGGCCGCGCCGTTTCGACGCATGACCACCCCCGGTGGGCAGAGCATGTCGGTAGCCCTGAGCAACTGCGGGACGCTGGGCTGGACCACCGACGCCCATGGCTACCGCTACACGGGCCTCGACCCGCTCACAGGCCAGCCCTGGCCCGACCTGCCGGAGAGCTTTCTGCGCCTTGGCGCCGAAGCCGCGGCCCAGGCCGGCTTCGCCGATTTTCGAGCCGACGCCTGCCTGATCAACCGCTACGTGCCCGGCGCGCGAATGTCCCTGCACCAGGATCGCGATGAGCAGGATTTCGACGCACCGATCGTATCCGTCTCCCTGGGATTGCCCGCGATGTTCCAGATGGGTGGCCTGCAACGCAGCGACCGGCCGCTGCGCGTGCCCTTGCTGCACGGCGACGTGTTGGTCTGGGGCGGGGTCGACCGCCTGCGTTTTCACGGCGTGCTGCCACTCCGGGAAGGCCACCACCCAGTAATGGGGCCGCAGCGAATCAACCTGACGTTGCGCAAGGCGGGATAA
- a CDS encoding DUF1883 domain-containing protein, whose translation MKFVHQREHLNEDDLVVIECSQRCNIRLMSDANFRSFKNGGRHTYHGGQFDTFPAKITTPSTGFWNITIDTTGAKLAMGAHRKPFTHKIKIVRRSASKFS comes from the coding sequence ATGAAATTCGTACACCAGCGCGAGCACCTCAACGAAGACGACCTGGTCGTCATCGAATGCTCCCAGCGCTGCAATATCCGCCTGATGAGCGACGCCAACTTCCGCAGCTTCAAGAACGGCGGGCGCCATACCTATCACGGCGGCCAGTTCGATACCTTCCCGGCCAAGATCACCACGCCGAGCACCGGGTTCTGGAACATCACCATCGACACCACCGGCGCCAAGCTGGCGATGGGCGCGCACCGCAAGCCGTTCACCCACAAGATCAAGATCGTGCGCCGCTCGGCTTCCAAGTTCAGCTGA
- the galU gene encoding UTP--glucose-1-phosphate uridylyltransferase GalU, with protein MIKKCLFPAAGYGTRFLPATKAMPKEMLPVVNKPLIQYGVEEALEAGLNQISIVTGRGKRALEDHFDISYELENQIKGTDKEKYLVGIRKLLDECTFSYTRQTEMKGLGHAILTGRPLIGDEPFAVVLADDLCVNLEGDGVLAQMVKLYNQFRCSIVAIQEVDPSETNKYGVIAGEMIRDDIYRVNSMVEKPKPEDAPSNLAIIGRYILTPDIFDLIEQTEPGKGGEIQITDALMKQAQNGCVLAYKFKGTRFDCGGAEGYIDATNFCFEHFYKTGKAF; from the coding sequence ATGATCAAGAAATGCTTGTTCCCAGCAGCCGGTTACGGCACTCGCTTCCTCCCAGCGACCAAAGCCATGCCCAAGGAAATGCTGCCGGTGGTCAACAAGCCACTGATCCAATACGGTGTCGAAGAGGCATTGGAAGCGGGTCTGAACCAAATCTCCATCGTCACGGGCCGTGGCAAGCGCGCCCTGGAAGACCACTTCGACATCAGCTATGAGCTGGAAAACCAGATCAAGGGCACCGACAAGGAAAAGTACCTGGTCGGCATTCGCAAACTGCTGGACGAGTGCACCTTCTCGTACACCCGCCAGACCGAAATGAAAGGCCTGGGCCACGCTATCCTCACTGGCCGCCCACTGATCGGCGATGAGCCGTTCGCCGTGGTGCTGGCGGACGACCTGTGCGTCAACCTGGAAGGCGACGGCGTGCTGGCGCAGATGGTCAAGCTGTACAACCAGTTCCGCTGCTCGATCGTGGCCATTCAGGAAGTCGACCCGTCGGAAACCAACAAGTACGGCGTGATCGCCGGCGAGATGATTCGCGACGACATCTATCGCGTCAACAGCATGGTCGAGAAGCCCAAGCCAGAAGACGCACCGTCGAACCTGGCCATCATCGGCCGCTACATCCTGACCCCGGACATCTTCGACCTGATCGAGCAGACCGAGCCAGGCAAGGGGGGCGAGATCCAGATCACTGACGCCCTGATGAAGCAGGCCCAGAACGGCTGCGTGCTGGCCTACAAGTTCAAGGGCACGCGTTTCGATTGCGGCGGCGCCGAAGGCTACATCGACGCCACCAACTTCTGCTTCGAGCACTTCTACAAGACTGGCAAGGCGTTCTAA
- the gorA gene encoding glutathione-disulfide reductase yields the protein MAHDFDLFVIGAGSGGVRAARFAAGFGAKVAVAESRYLGGTCVNVGCVPKKLLVYGAHFADDFEQAQGFGWTLGDADFNWQTLIANKNREIQRLNGIYRNLLVNSGVTLLEGHARIVDAHHVEVDGQRFSTERILIATGGWPQVPDIPGREHAITSNEAFFLPQLPKRVLVVGGGYIAVEFAGIFHGLGADTTLLYRRDLFLRGFDRSVREHLSEELTKRGLNLQFNSDIARIDKQADGSLHATLKDGRVLEADCVFYATGRRPMLDNLGLENVSVELDDKGFIAVDELFQTSEPSILALGDVIGRVQLTPVALAEGMAVARRLFKPEQYRPVDYAHIPTAVFSLPNIGTVGLTEEQAREQGYDVQVFESRFRPMKLTLTECQERTLMKLVVDAGTDRVLGCHMVGPEAGEIMQGLAVALKAGATKRVFDETIGVHPTAAEEFVTLRTPVATK from the coding sequence ATGGCCCACGATTTTGATCTGTTTGTAATTGGCGCCGGTTCCGGCGGTGTTCGCGCGGCGCGCTTTGCCGCCGGTTTTGGTGCCAAGGTGGCGGTGGCCGAGAGCCGCTACCTGGGCGGTACCTGCGTCAACGTCGGCTGCGTGCCGAAGAAATTGCTGGTGTACGGCGCTCACTTCGCCGATGACTTCGAGCAGGCCCAGGGATTTGGCTGGACCCTGGGTGACGCCGACTTCAACTGGCAAACCCTGATCGCCAACAAGAACCGTGAAATTCAGCGCCTCAATGGCATCTACCGCAACCTGCTGGTCAACAGCGGCGTCACGCTGCTGGAAGGCCATGCGCGGATCGTCGATGCCCACCACGTGGAGGTCGATGGCCAGCGCTTCAGCACCGAGCGTATCCTCATCGCCACCGGTGGCTGGCCCCAGGTGCCGGACATTCCAGGTCGCGAACATGCCATCACATCCAACGAGGCTTTCTTCCTGCCGCAGTTGCCCAAGCGCGTGCTGGTGGTGGGCGGCGGCTACATCGCCGTCGAATTCGCCGGCATCTTCCATGGCCTGGGGGCCGACACCACGTTGCTGTATCGCCGCGACCTGTTCCTGCGCGGCTTTGACCGGTCGGTGCGTGAGCACCTGAGCGAAGAGCTGACCAAGCGCGGCCTGAACCTGCAGTTCAACAGTGACATCGCGCGCATCGACAAGCAGGCCGATGGCAGCCTGCACGCCACGCTCAAGGATGGGCGGGTGCTGGAGGCCGACTGCGTGTTCTACGCAACCGGTCGGCGGCCGATGCTCGACAACCTGGGCCTGGAAAACGTCTCGGTGGAACTGGATGACAAGGGCTTCATCGCCGTCGACGAGCTGTTCCAGACCAGCGAGCCGTCGATCCTGGCCCTGGGTGATGTGATTGGCCGGGTGCAGTTGACCCCCGTGGCATTGGCCGAAGGGATGGCAGTGGCTCGTCGCCTGTTCAAGCCCGAGCAATACCGGCCCGTGGACTATGCCCATATTCCCACGGCGGTGTTCAGCCTGCCGAACATCGGCACGGTGGGCCTGACCGAGGAGCAGGCGCGGGAGCAGGGCTACGACGTACAGGTATTTGAAAGCCGTTTCCGCCCCATGAAGCTGACACTCACCGAGTGCCAGGAGCGCACACTGATGAAGCTGGTGGTCGACGCCGGTACCGACCGCGTGCTTGGCTGCCACATGGTCGGCCCGGAGGCGGGCGAGATCATGCAGGGCTTGGCCGTGGCCCTCAAGGCAGGTGCGACCAAGCGGGTGTTTGACGAGACCATCGGTGTGCACCCGACCGCCGCCGAAGAATTCGTGACCCTACGGACGCCGGTCGCAACTAAATAA
- a CDS encoding fimbrial protein has translation MNTQRVTLIAGLCAVLVLPTAMAADGQIDFVGEIKGNTCEINGGNPDFQVDLPSVTLTALSAPGQGAGRTPFDIRLSNCTPDTGRVMTYFEPGPTVNPLTGRLRNDGGANQATEVEVGLLNASHQAMDVSKGAGDQNSQIVELVAGNARLDYFAEYVAVGAVTPGKVQTRILYSIVHP, from the coding sequence ATGAATACTCAACGCGTAACACTGATTGCGGGCCTGTGTGCCGTTCTCGTCCTGCCCACCGCGATGGCCGCAGATGGTCAGATCGATTTTGTCGGCGAGATCAAGGGCAACACCTGTGAAATCAATGGCGGCAACCCTGACTTCCAGGTGGATTTGCCGTCGGTGACCCTGACTGCCCTGTCTGCCCCAGGCCAAGGCGCGGGTCGCACGCCGTTCGATATCAGGCTGAGTAACTGCACACCGGACACCGGCCGGGTGATGACGTATTTCGAGCCGGGCCCCACCGTCAACCCCTTGACCGGCCGCCTGCGCAATGACGGCGGTGCCAACCAGGCCACCGAGGTGGAGGTGGGCCTGCTCAACGCCAGCCACCAGGCCATGGATGTCAGCAAAGGCGCGGGCGACCAGAACTCCCAGATCGTGGAACTGGTGGCCGGGAACGCCAGGTTGGACTATTTCGCCGAGTACGTCGCGGTTGGCGCCGTTACCCCCGGCAAGGTCCAGACCCGCATTCTGTACTCCATCGTGCACCCCTGA